In the Drosophila gunungcola strain Sukarami unplaced genomic scaffold, Dgunungcola_SK_2 000001F, whole genome shotgun sequence genome, one interval contains:
- the LOC128262609 gene encoding homeobox protein 5 isoform X1, with the protein MEPNDEVVERQKLVPNDVETEEEAQSQSAPKSAQTPASPAVPNIKIKGISSGDTTRSRNSASCSIERTISEKEKDKSQGQGQTAAKVSYVNERRPRPQAHVGSVGGGGGDERFEFKTRPRKLLKDRDQLEPTHSSANSLNAITLVSSEWLAPDPTITTNNNTTTPKHNNNNNDSTKPNNNNQHNNSNPNTPRSQRRKDPTASMPNASVHSGKFDDRPIKHHSFVSEVPDVKHMERALLGLLDDFHSGKLKAFAGSGCTMDQMTKIREQQESLAKLHFELAAAEEDSLEHGNEFNTNKAQENMLQLMQRLEQLSISIEQLQTSHTGL; encoded by the exons ATGGAGCCCAACGATGAGGTGGTTGAACGCCAAAAACTTGTGCCAAACGACGTGGAAACTGAGGAGGAAGCCCAAAGCCAAAGCGCACCGAAATCAGCTCAAACCCCCGCCTCACCAGCCGTTCCAAAT ATCAAAATCAAAGGAATATCCAGTGGGGATACCACACGTAGCAGAAATTCCGCCTCCTGTTCCATCGAGCGTACAATATCCGAAAAGGAGAAGGACAAGAGTCAGGGACAGGGTCAAACGGCTGCAAAGGTGTCGTATGTGAATGAGCGACGACCACGCCCACAGGCGCATGTGGGGAGCGTCGGTGGAGGCGGCGGAGATGAACGATTTGAATTTAAGACCAGGCCACGCAAATTGCTCAAAG ATCGCGATCAATTGGAACCCACACACAGCAGTGCTAACAGTTTAAATGCCATCACTTTGGTGAGCAGCGAGTGGCTAGCACCTGATCCCACCATAACCACGAACAACAACACCACTACCCCCAAgcacaacaataacaacaacgaTAGCACAAAACCCAACAATAACAATCAACATAATAATAGCAATCCGAATACACCGCGATCGCAGCGTCGCAAGGATCCCACAGCTTCGATGCCAAATGCCAGTGTCCACAGCGGAAAATTCGATGATCGTCCAATAAAACATCATTCATTTGTTTCCGAAGTTCCCGATGTAAAGCACATGGAGCGAGCCCTTCTAGGATTATTGGATGACTTTCACTCTGGCAAACTGAAGGCATTCG CAGGTTCCGGCTGCACCATGGATCAGATGACCAAGATCCGCGAGCAGCAGGAGAGCCTGGCCAAACTGCATTTCGAGCTGGCTGCCGCCGAGGAGGATTCTTTGGAGCACGGCAACGAGTTCAACACCAACAAAGCGCAGGAGAATATGTTGCAGCTGATGCAGCGCCTGGAACAGCTCTCCATTTCCATCGAGCAGCTGCAGACAAGTCACACGGGTCTCTGA
- the LOC128262609 gene encoding coiled-coil domain-containing protein 28B isoform X4: protein MEPNDEVVERQKLVPNDVETEEEAQSQSAPKSAQTPASPAVPNIKIKGISSGDTTRSRNSASCSIERTISEKEKDKSQGQGQTAAKVSYVNERRPRPQAHVGSVGGGGGDERFEFKTRPRKLLKVPDVKHMERALLGLLDDFHSGKLKAFGSGCTMDQMTKIREQQESLAKLHFELAAAEEDSLEHGNEFNTNKAQENMLQLMQRLEQLSISIEQLQTSHTGL, encoded by the exons ATGGAGCCCAACGATGAGGTGGTTGAACGCCAAAAACTTGTGCCAAACGACGTGGAAACTGAGGAGGAAGCCCAAAGCCAAAGCGCACCGAAATCAGCTCAAACCCCCGCCTCACCAGCCGTTCCAAAT ATCAAAATCAAAGGAATATCCAGTGGGGATACCACACGTAGCAGAAATTCCGCCTCCTGTTCCATCGAGCGTACAATATCCGAAAAGGAGAAGGACAAGAGTCAGGGACAGGGTCAAACGGCTGCAAAGGTGTCGTATGTGAATGAGCGACGACCACGCCCACAGGCGCATGTGGGGAGCGTCGGTGGAGGCGGCGGAGATGAACGATTTGAATTTAAGACCAGGCCACGCAAATTGCTCAAAG TTCCCGATGTAAAGCACATGGAGCGAGCCCTTCTAGGATTATTGGATGACTTTCACTCTGGCAAACTGAAGGCATTCG GTTCCGGCTGCACCATGGATCAGATGACCAAGATCCGCGAGCAGCAGGAGAGCCTGGCCAAACTGCATTTCGAGCTGGCTGCCGCCGAGGAGGATTCTTTGGAGCACGGCAACGAGTTCAACACCAACAAAGCGCAGGAGAATATGTTGCAGCTGATGCAGCGCCTGGAACAGCTCTCCATTTCCATCGAGCAGCTGCAGACAAGTCACACGGGTCTCTGA
- the LOC128262609 gene encoding coiled-coil domain-containing protein 28B isoform X3, which yields MEPNDEVVERQKLVPNDVETEEEAQSQSAPKSAQTPASPAVPNIKIKGISSGDTTRSRNSASCSIERTISEKEKDKSQGQGQTAAKVSYVNERRPRPQAHVGSVGGGGGDERFEFKTRPRKLLKVPDVKHMERALLGLLDDFHSGKLKAFAGSGCTMDQMTKIREQQESLAKLHFELAAAEEDSLEHGNEFNTNKAQENMLQLMQRLEQLSISIEQLQTSHTGL from the exons ATGGAGCCCAACGATGAGGTGGTTGAACGCCAAAAACTTGTGCCAAACGACGTGGAAACTGAGGAGGAAGCCCAAAGCCAAAGCGCACCGAAATCAGCTCAAACCCCCGCCTCACCAGCCGTTCCAAAT ATCAAAATCAAAGGAATATCCAGTGGGGATACCACACGTAGCAGAAATTCCGCCTCCTGTTCCATCGAGCGTACAATATCCGAAAAGGAGAAGGACAAGAGTCAGGGACAGGGTCAAACGGCTGCAAAGGTGTCGTATGTGAATGAGCGACGACCACGCCCACAGGCGCATGTGGGGAGCGTCGGTGGAGGCGGCGGAGATGAACGATTTGAATTTAAGACCAGGCCACGCAAATTGCTCAAAG TTCCCGATGTAAAGCACATGGAGCGAGCCCTTCTAGGATTATTGGATGACTTTCACTCTGGCAAACTGAAGGCATTCG CAGGTTCCGGCTGCACCATGGATCAGATGACCAAGATCCGCGAGCAGCAGGAGAGCCTGGCCAAACTGCATTTCGAGCTGGCTGCCGCCGAGGAGGATTCTTTGGAGCACGGCAACGAGTTCAACACCAACAAAGCGCAGGAGAATATGTTGCAGCTGATGCAGCGCCTGGAACAGCTCTCCATTTCCATCGAGCAGCTGCAGACAAGTCACACGGGTCTCTGA
- the LOC128262609 gene encoding homeobox protein 5 isoform X2, with protein sequence MEPNDEVVERQKLVPNDVETEEEAQSQSAPKSAQTPASPAVPNIKIKGISSGDTTRSRNSASCSIERTISEKEKDKSQGQGQTAAKVSYVNERRPRPQAHVGSVGGGGGDERFEFKTRPRKLLKDRDQLEPTHSSANSLNAITLVSSEWLAPDPTITTNNNTTTPKHNNNNNDSTKPNNNNQHNNSNPNTPRSQRRKDPTASMPNASVHSGKFDDRPIKHHSFVSEVPDVKHMERALLGLLDDFHSGKLKAFGSGCTMDQMTKIREQQESLAKLHFELAAAEEDSLEHGNEFNTNKAQENMLQLMQRLEQLSISIEQLQTSHTGL encoded by the exons ATGGAGCCCAACGATGAGGTGGTTGAACGCCAAAAACTTGTGCCAAACGACGTGGAAACTGAGGAGGAAGCCCAAAGCCAAAGCGCACCGAAATCAGCTCAAACCCCCGCCTCACCAGCCGTTCCAAAT ATCAAAATCAAAGGAATATCCAGTGGGGATACCACACGTAGCAGAAATTCCGCCTCCTGTTCCATCGAGCGTACAATATCCGAAAAGGAGAAGGACAAGAGTCAGGGACAGGGTCAAACGGCTGCAAAGGTGTCGTATGTGAATGAGCGACGACCACGCCCACAGGCGCATGTGGGGAGCGTCGGTGGAGGCGGCGGAGATGAACGATTTGAATTTAAGACCAGGCCACGCAAATTGCTCAAAG ATCGCGATCAATTGGAACCCACACACAGCAGTGCTAACAGTTTAAATGCCATCACTTTGGTGAGCAGCGAGTGGCTAGCACCTGATCCCACCATAACCACGAACAACAACACCACTACCCCCAAgcacaacaataacaacaacgaTAGCACAAAACCCAACAATAACAATCAACATAATAATAGCAATCCGAATACACCGCGATCGCAGCGTCGCAAGGATCCCACAGCTTCGATGCCAAATGCCAGTGTCCACAGCGGAAAATTCGATGATCGTCCAATAAAACATCATTCATTTGTTTCCGAAGTTCCCGATGTAAAGCACATGGAGCGAGCCCTTCTAGGATTATTGGATGACTTTCACTCTGGCAAACTGAAGGCATTCG GTTCCGGCTGCACCATGGATCAGATGACCAAGATCCGCGAGCAGCAGGAGAGCCTGGCCAAACTGCATTTCGAGCTGGCTGCCGCCGAGGAGGATTCTTTGGAGCACGGCAACGAGTTCAACACCAACAAAGCGCAGGAGAATATGTTGCAGCTGATGCAGCGCCTGGAACAGCTCTCCATTTCCATCGAGCAGCTGCAGACAAGTCACACGGGTCTCTGA
- the LOC128262632 gene encoding cytochrome c oxidase subunit 7A1, mitochondrial: protein MALPDGLSGKMKVFQAVNELPVFLKGGPADKILFGITAGLCGVGVLSFIHLVYTMGFSKKKA, encoded by the exons ATGGCTCTACCCGATGGACTCTCTGGCAAAATGAAGGTTTTCCAG gcTGTAAACGAATTGCCTGTTTTTTTGAAAGGCGGACCAGCGGATAAGATTTTGTTTGGCATAACTGCTGGACTGTGCGGCGTTGGCGTTTTAAGCTTTATCCATTTGGTCTACACAATGGGTTTCTCCAAAAAGAAGgcttaa